The window TCAATCAGCGTGAGCTCGAGGTTGCTTCAGAAGTTTACGAGTTTCTCTCGAGTCGTGACGAAAGACGGACGGATACAAGTTCAGTGCAATTTCATTTCTCGTGAAGTTCCTGCCGGATCTATTATCTAAATGCTAACTACGAGTcgttttgattcttttttttcttaagaaaagaaaacaacaatATCAAGAGGAGAACTACGCGTCGTTATCTTAGCTTTTCTCCTCCCAAAACGGCAGAATGTTCGCGTTCATTTCCGCGAAGCTTGATCACGGATAACATTATCTGAGTACCCAAACAGAGCAGACTCTtcactcttcatcttcttcttcttgttcacgAGTTAAGCTTAGAGTAGATCCAACGTGAGGATCCGAGTAAATGGCTCCGAGAACCGACTCCACACCCACCGGATCCGCCATGTCAGAAACCTCTGTCGAATCCTCAATCGACCCTCTCTTCCACCTCCTCCGCACCATCCCCTTCTCCTTCCTCCGGCCGCCGCGTCTCCGCCTCAAGCTCCCTTCCTTCACACTCCCATCTCCGATGACCGTCTTCGCCCTAATCCTCCTCACCTACTTCCTCGTCATCTCCGGGTTCATCTACGACGTGATCGTCGAGCCTCCGGGCATCGGATCGACCCAGGACCCAGTCACGGGAACGATCCGCCCCGTGGTGTTCATGTCGGGTCGGGTCAACGGGCAGTACATAATCGAGGGGCTCTCGTCGGGGTTCATGTTCGTGATGGGCGGGGTCGGGATCATAATGCTGGATCTGGCGCTGGATAAGAATCGAGCTAAGAGTGTTAAAGCGTCGTACGCTACGGCGGGAGTGTCGTCTATTGTGATTGGTTATGTGATGAGTATGCTCTTTATCAGGATTAAGATCCCTGGTTATCTTCATTAGATCACTCTCTGTAGTTTAAAGATCGTTACTTTGGattaaaaatgtaaactttATGTGTGTTTCTAAGGTTAAGTGAGATTCTACTCATCTGTATCAATCTCATCGTTTAAATTTGTGTTGGTAACAAATAAAGTAGAGATTTTGAATGTTTGGTTTGGTGGACCAGTGCAAAGCTTCAGTTTTCTTGAGCTCTGTCTCTTGTGTCACTTCTCATTTGCTATGTTTCAACACTTCAGAGGCCTGATTCTTTGAATCTGTTGTGATATATTATGTGAATGCTCAGTTCTTTTGGTCGCCTTACA of the Brassica rapa cultivar Chiifu-401-42 chromosome A03, CAAS_Brap_v3.01, whole genome shotgun sequence genome contains:
- the LOC103861913 gene encoding oligosaccharyltransferase complex subunit ostc gives rise to the protein MAPRTDSTPTGSAMSETSVESSIDPLFHLLRTIPFSFLRPPRLRLKLPSFTLPSPMTVFALILLTYFLVISGFIYDVIVEPPGIGSTQDPVTGTIRPVVFMSGRVNGQYIIEGLSSGFMFVMGGVGIIMLDLALDKNRAKSVKASYATAGVSSIVIGYVMSMLFIRIKIPGYLH